In Streptosporangiales bacterium, the genomic window CGATCGCGCTCGACAGCACCCAGTCGACCATCAGCGCCACGAGCCGCCGGAGCAGGCCCGGCGCCGACCAGGTGCCATCTTTCGGCAGCCCAAGGCGCTGCCCCGGGTACTCGGACACCGTGCCGCCGGCCGCACCGGCGGCGTCGTCGCCGGACGTGGGCCCGCCGAGCCACGACCCGATCGACCGTCTGTCCATGGTGCCGACGCTACCCCGGTCTAAACTGTGCGAGAGTCCCGGGGACGTGCGTAACACCGGCGAAACAATCGGGACATGCTCGGGTAACGGCGCCCGGATACGGTGACAGCCGACCGACAGTTGGCCGACAAGGAGCGGTGATGTTCGAAAGCCACGATGACCTGCTGCGGTACGTGCGTGACGAAGATGTCAAGTTCGTCGACGTACGCTTCTCCGACCTCTTCGGGGTCATGCAGCACTTCGCCGTTCCGGTCTCGCACTTCGACGAGTCCGTGTTCTCCGACGGCCTGATGTTCGACGGCTCGTCGATCCGCGGCTTCCAGGAGATCCACGAGTCCGACATGGCGCTCAGGCCGGACCCGAACAGCGCGTTCGTCGACCCGTTCCGGGTCGACAAGACCCTCAACCTGCACTTCTACGTCCACGACCCGCTCACCGGCGAGCCGTACAGCCGCGACCCGCGCAACGTCGCCCGCAAGGCCGAGGCGTACCTCGCGAGCACCGGGATCGCCGACACCGCGTACTTCGCGCCCGAGGCCGAGTTCTACGTCTTCGACGACGTACGGTTCGAGACCAAGCAGAACACCGGCTACTACAAGATCGACTCCATCGCCGGCGCGTGGAACACCGGCCGCGCGGAGGAGCCGGGCAACCGCGGCTACAAGCCGCGCTACAAGGGCGGCTACTTCCCGGTCCCGCCCGTCGACCACTACGCCGACCTGCGCGCGGAGATGGTGCTCGAGCTGGAGAAGGTCGGCATCCTCGTCGAGCGTGCCCACCACGAGGTCGGCACGGCGGGCCAGGCGGAGATCAACTTCAACTTCGCGTCGATGCTCGCCGAGGCCGACCGGCTGCAGATCTTCAAGTACATCATCAAGAACGTCGCGTGGCGCAACGGCAAGACCGCGACCTTCATGCCGAAGCCGATCTTCGGCGACAACGGCTCCGGCATGCACTGCCACCAGAGCCTGTGGAAGGACGGCACCCCGCTGTTCTACGACGAGCTCGGCTACGCCGGCCTGTCCGACACCGCGCGGTGGTACATCGGCGGCCTGCTGCGGCACGCACCCAGCCTGCTCGCGTTCACCAACCCGACCGCGAACTCCTTCCACCGCCTGGTGCCCGGCTTCGAGGCGCCGGTCAACCTCGTCTACAGCCAGCGCAACCGGTCGGCCTGCATCCGCATCCCGATCACGGGCACGAGCCCGAAGGCCAAGCGCATCGAGTTCCGGGTGCCCGACCCGTCGGCGAACCCGTACCTCGCGTTCCCCGCCATGCTGATGGCCGGCCTCGACGGCGTCCGCAACAAGATCGAGCCACCCGAGCCGATCGACAAGGACCTGTACGAGCTGCCGCCCGAGGAGCACGCGCAGGTGCAGCAGGTGCCCGGCTCCCTCGACGCCGTCCTCGACTCGCTCGAGGCCGACCACGACTATCTGCTCGAGGGTGACGTGTTCACCTCCGACCTCGTCGAGACCTACGTCGACTTCAAGCGCACCAACGAGATCAACGAGATCCGCCAGCGCCCCCACCCCCACGAGTTCGAGCTCTACTACGACATCTGAGAACGGCGATCCAGCTACCAGCTGGAACGCCCTCAGATAGTCTCTGAGCTGCGGAAACGCTCCCTAACGCTTCCTAGCGTTTCGGGGCGTTTCTTGCGCTCACGTGTACCCAATGTGTACCCGCGGAAGGTGCCTCGAATCACGGCCCCGGACGTGCGAGTACTCCAGCCGTAGATCGGCGTACAGCAGGCGGTCGATGACGGTCAGCCATATGGGGCTGAGGCCGAGGAAGACGATACTAAGGATGGCATCCAGCGGCCGCTGGCGGCGGCCGGGATACCGGTGTCGTGGGGCGTCACACATGACGCGGTAGCCGGCCGAACTCAGCGGATACGCCGCACCCGTCTGCCGATCGAGGCGGAACAGTGCGACGTCACGCTCAATGGTGGTGCTAGACCCACTGTGCCGCGCGGCGGGCCCCGTGAGACTGGGAAAGAAGCATCCGATGTCCCAGACCCCGACATCCCTGTTT contains:
- the glnA gene encoding type I glutamate--ammonia ligase, encoding MFESHDDLLRYVRDEDVKFVDVRFSDLFGVMQHFAVPVSHFDESVFSDGLMFDGSSIRGFQEIHESDMALRPDPNSAFVDPFRVDKTLNLHFYVHDPLTGEPYSRDPRNVARKAEAYLASTGIADTAYFAPEAEFYVFDDVRFETKQNTGYYKIDSIAGAWNTGRAEEPGNRGYKPRYKGGYFPVPPVDHYADLRAEMVLELEKVGILVERAHHEVGTAGQAEINFNFASMLAEADRLQIFKYIIKNVAWRNGKTATFMPKPIFGDNGSGMHCHQSLWKDGTPLFYDELGYAGLSDTARWYIGGLLRHAPSLLAFTNPTANSFHRLVPGFEAPVNLVYSQRNRSACIRIPITGTSPKAKRIEFRVPDPSANPYLAFPAMLMAGLDGVRNKIEPPEPIDKDLYELPPEEHAQVQQVPGSLDAVLDSLEADHDYLLEGDVFTSDLVETYVDFKRTNEINEIRQRPHPHEFELYYDI